The following proteins are encoded in a genomic region of Phaeodactylum tricornutum CCAP 1055/1 chromosome 1, whole genome shotgun sequence:
- a CDS encoding predicted protein, which produces MSQNEALDEAHHANRHVAEFLALPKSALLLSPASETIVQLVEDGSALTAANLLNDHSVLTIQRPILVTDSPESIGMKLPRTKNGRDVTISDIARYVGSNMPVRVIDVKYQHELEGWTFGDLVDYFEDEDRTKGLRKSNDIEDVMKKRTSRPRRRAAQKCIEKTGPGVLNQISLEFSDTPLAHHVRSPKFSRELDWIDNVWPKRLKSENIYPNVKYYCLTSASGSYTDFHIDFGGTSVWYHVLSGRKDFCLIAPTEDNLKVYEEWLCSKSQTELFLPNQIRDSRSISRIHLNKGQTLFIPSGWIHAVYTPDDSLVFGGNFIHGIDIDMQLKVYSIEIRTKVLEQYRFPYFVPLYFYAGGYYLRKSRIVTIASQELKGLPVLVDALVGWWNVWKNQDVDDSALTVSTVKAARESALASNCDSVEELLSELHAAFGSRFSHISNADEKGSNNTASVRDRQQKPTLLTMLSELRSSLPPL; this is translated from the exons ATGAGCCAAAACGAGGCACTTGACGAGGCACATCATGCCAACAGACACGTTGCTGAGTTTCTCGCCTTACCGAAAAGcgcgttgttgttgtcacCGGCGTCCGAGACCATCGTGCAGCTTGTAGAAGATGGATCCGCTTTGACTGCGGCAAACCTGCTGAACGATCACTCTGTTCTTACGATACAGCGCCCTATCCTCGTGACTGACTCGCCCGAGTCAATTGGAATGAAACTACCAAGAACAAAGAATGGAAGAGATGTAACAATTTCCGATATCGCCCGGTATGTTGGCTCGAACATGCCTGTTCGAGTAATCGACGTAAAATATCAACATGAGTTGGAAGGCTGGACCTTTGGGGATCTCGTTGATTATTTTGAAGACGAGGACAGAACGAAAGGACTTCGAAAGAGCAATGATATTGAGGATGtaatgaagaaaagaacaTCGCGACCTCGTCGTAGAGCGGCACAAAAGTGCATTGAGAAGACCGGTCCTGGCGTGTTGAATCAGATTTCACTCGAGTTTAGCGACACACCCCTCGCCCACCATGTGCGTTCTCCCAAGTTTTCCCGTGAATTAGACTGGATTGACAACGTTTGGCCCAAACGGCTCAAGAGTGAGAATATTTATCCGAACGTCAAATATTACTGTTTGACGAGCGCATCAGGTTCTTACACTGACTTTCATATCGACTTTGGGGGTACATCGGTATGGTATCACGTGTTGTCTGGGAGGAAAGACTTTTGCCTTATTGCACCGACTGAGGACAATTTAAAAGTCTATGAAGAAtggctttgcagcaagagTCAAACTGAATTGTTTTTGCCAAATCAAATTCGAGATAGTCGCAGCATATCGAGAATCCATTTGAACAAGGGCCAGACTCTTTTCATTCCTTCCGGCTGGATTCATGCCGTATATACTCCAGATGATTCGCTTGTGTTCGGTGGAAACTTTATTCATGGCATTGATATTGATATGCAACTGAAAGTATACTCTATTGAAATTCGAACGAAGGTTCTTGAACAGTACCGTTTTCCGTATTTTGTTCCTTTGTATTTCTATGCTGGTGGCTATTATCTCCGGAAAAGCCGAATAGTAACCATTGCAAGTCAAGAATTGAAAGGATTACCCGTGCTGGTGGATGCGCTCGTAGGCTGGTGGAATGTATGGAAGAATCAGGATGTGGACGATAGTGCGCTAACAGTGAGTACTGTCAAAGCCGCCAGAGAGTCAGCCTTGGCGAGCAATTGCGATTCGGTAGAGGAGCTTCTGTCAGAGTTGCACGCAGCCTTTGGTAGTCGATTTAGTCATATTTCCAACGCCGATGAGAAAGGCTCTAACAATACCGCATCCGTTCGCGACCGCCAACAAAAGCCGACTcttcttaca ATGCTTTCCGAATTGAGATCAAGTCTTCCTCCACTCTAG
- a CDS encoding predicted protein, with protein MRSSPSTTLSPMNPPQVSYSDLSPFGRVVAGTVEICFSTLLEYFSGFMGGYFLGTLTGIPRLVATPIQPEIQQTFFRELSARTVRMHGKSFGWAKQWGGISAAFGGFRVATKVIRGGVEDEWNTIMSSMAAGAYFARKEGPTAMIRGAVVYGGFMYLLSGGLFAKKEPFQYEERPIDF; from the exons ATGAGATCATCTCCTTCTACGACACTCTCACCGATGAATCCGCCGCAAGTATCGTACAGCGATCTTTCTCCCTTCGGACGTGTTGTGGCCGGAACGGTGGAAATATGTTTTAGCACACTGCTTGAGTACTTTTCGGGCTTTATGGGTGGCTATTTTCTCGGAACTTTGACAGGTATCCCGAGATTGGTGGCGACACCGATCCAACCAGAGATCCAGCAAACATTCTTTCGAGAGCTGTCGGCCCGCACCGTACGAATGCATGGTAAAAGTTTTGGTTGGGCGAAGCAATGGGGTGGAATCTCAGCCGCTTTTGGAGGATTCCGAGTGGCCACTAAAGTTATTCGTGGCGGCGTAGAGGACGAGTGGAATACAATCATGAGTAGTATGGCAGCGGGAGCGTATTTTGCTCGAAAAG AAGGACCTACAGCCATGATTCGGGGTGCTGTCGTTTATGGAGGTTTTATGTATCTTCTATCTGGTGGACTGTTCGCCAAAAAGGAGCCGTTTCAGTACGAAGAAAGACCAATCGACTTTTAA
- a CDS encoding predicted protein, giving the protein MPVYLCQPGFKTEDAWRHGIQVFAAPFPINDGGTNSSTGGGGRDLLVASVDGATTTTAKQSSIHRSLSPGQPIRRVRHAEVVIVDDICVSYNRYWLRLRWPGSKGGFAGYIAMGLVSDFDVSKEKISPGIDEDTNFIMRSAEASEDRTGAEETDVDDPTREEQPSEPFENECVVKCIRTGIEYQTSPALRLMAIYDDGISPSVSPAPFPTEPVFCRICREGLHDDADEEQPKSAAEDADDTRNSSSGTLGDEDDVEPVGVDPTDAVRDAPANKGPVIPHPHYSANSHALENPLLAPCECSGSMAFVHYLCVEQWRCRSRHPEAKNGLNCETCGTSYALPPPSARPAAPAMDQEDWLDAMPPHVLQALRQPHICWQIGAAVVRRRYLRPIAPVLMSPLVAIYCRARRLLKKRGVARRRWACSLCRRRARWKCVRCLRSYYCSRQCQNVSWHIVHKHVCYKPVRFWWSVGVYGAASLALFPGILRDPLMYDLGLGIIPLSFVILAMLGGGIASCSKSFLGMDMRGRFMEAAVVLATAFVSFVSWKLIQGFFGSPEVCHGTLGAYIVSDTTVNETYLLQFLYRVLLQPAEAYYLWCDRKALNSGLWLKAALSRTDKHNHEWLLRALAQRKRRFFLP; this is encoded by the exons ATGCCCGTCTATCTCTGCCAGCCTGGTTTCAAGACCGAGGATGCTTGGCGTCACGGAATACAAGTCTTTGCAGCTCCTTTTCCTATCAATGATGGAGGAACGAACTCCAGCACTGGTGGGGGTGGACGCGATCTACTTGTTGCCAGTGTGGACGGTGCGACTACAACTACCGCAAAACAATCGTCCATCCATCGGAGTCTTTCTCCAGGACAACCGATACGGCGTGTGCGTCATGCAGAAGTTGTTATTGTGGACGATATCTGTGTTTCCTACAATCGCTACTGGCTTCGGCTTCGTTGGCCTGGGTCAAAGGGTGGATTTGCGGGGTACATTGCGATGGGTCTAGTTTCGGATTTCGATGTGTCGAAAG AAAAAATCTCTCCGGGTATCGACGAAGACACTAACTTTATCATGCGCAGTGCGGAAGCATCGGAGGATCGTACGGGTGCAGAAGAAACTGACGTTGACGATCCCACACGAGAGGAACAACCCTCTGAACCGTTCGAGAATGAATGTGTCGTCAAGTGCATTCGAACAGGCATAGAGTACCAGACATCGCCAGCATTGAGGCTGATGGCTATCTACGACGACGGTATCTCTCCTTCGGTTTCTCCTGCACCGTTTCCCACCGAGCCTGTCTTTTGTCGAATCTGTCGGGAAGGACTgcacgacgacgccgacgaagaaCAGCCAAAGTCCGCAGCAGAAGATGCAGACGACACACGTAACTCCAGTTCCGGTACACTCggagacgaagacgatgtcGAACCAGTGGGGGTGGATCCGACGGACGCTGTCCGAGATGCTCCTGCCAACAAAGGGCCTGTGATACCCCACCCACACTATAGTGCAAACTCCCACGCTCTCGAAAACCCATTACTTGCTCCATGCGAGTGTTCTGGATCAATGGCCTTTGTACATTATCTTTGTGTTGAACAATGGCGTTGCCGCTCGCGCCACCCCGAAGCAAAAAATGGTCTAAATTGTGAGACGTGTGGGACGTCGTACGCACTACCACCGCCATCGGCACGTCCCGCCGCCCCGGCAATGGATCAAGAAGATTGGCTTGATGCTATGCCCCCACATGTATTGCAAGCTTTACGCCAGCCGCACATATGCTGGCAAATTGGAGCTGCTGTTGTTCGACGTCGATATCTTCGACCAATAGCACCCGTTCTTATGTCTCCACTTGTTGCAATCTATTGTCGAGCCCGTCGTTTACTGAAAAAGCGAGGTGTGGCTCGGCGTCGATGGGCTTGCAGTCTCTGCCGTCGACGTGCACGATGGAAGTGCGTTCGATGCCTTCGTAGCTACTACTGCTCGCGGCAATGCCAAAACGTGTCTTGGCACATCGTTCACAAGCATGTATGCTACAAGCCTGTCCGATTCTGGTGGTCTGTCGGCGTATATGGAGCGGCAAGCCTCGCTCTTTTCCCTGGAATTCTTCGCGATCCACTCATGTATGATTTGGGTCTCGGGATAATACCTCTTTCATTTGTGATCCTTGCCATGTTGGGCGGTGGAATTGCATCGTGTTCAAAGAGTTTTTTGGGTATGGACATGCGCGGTCGCTTTATGGAAGCTGCTGTGGTTCTTGCTACTGCTTTCGTGAGCTTTGTGTCTTGGAAACTGATTCAAGGATTCTTCGGGAGCCCTGAGGTTTGTCATGGTACTCTAGGGGCCTACATTGTTTCCGACACAACTGTCAATGAGACATACTTGTTGCAGTTTCTCTACAgggttcttcttcagccTGCAGAAGCCTACTATTTGTGGTGCGATCGTAAAGCGCTCAACTCGGGCCTTTGGTTAAAAGCAGCACTTTCAAGAACTGACAAGCATAACCATGAATGGTTGCTTCGAGCACTTGCCCAGCGCAAACGCAGATTTTTTCTTCCATGA
- a CDS encoding predicted protein, with amino-acid sequence MTNSDNHADIIEACEGGVCRPRGVADNARASTAIPTERAESTDNKLSIKIDIISDTMCPWCFVGKRNLETALRMVPEISAEVNWLPFFLDKNLPEEGKLVKDYYIQNYGDPNAGERMMPHLIQAGKKSGIEFGSAFVEAERLFPTIRSHRLIEYAKRQGKQNQMVEELFHIYYEEGKRLNSVSDLENAANAVGLNGDVRAYLLSDQDEKEVFETAAKIKKDASGVPTFLFSRSDLPEMKPVSFSGGQPPTSFLAIFKHLSTASDDHS; translated from the coding sequence ATGACCAATTCTGACAATCATGCGGATATCATAGAAGCTTGTGAGGGGGGTGTTTGTCGTCCGCGCGGAGTTGCAGACAATGCACGTGCTTCCACTGCAATCCCTACAGAAAGGGCAGAAAGTACGGATAACAAACTGTCCATTAAGATCGACATAATTAGTGATACGATGTGTCCTTGGTGTTTTGTGGGAAAGCGAAATCTCGAAACTGCACTACGCATGGTACCCGAGATCTCAGCAGAGGTCAATTGGCTCCCCTTTTTCTTGGACAAAAATCTTCCAGAAGAAGGCAAGCTCGTCAAGGATTATTACATACAAAACTACGGGGACCCAAACGCCGGAGAAAGAATGATGCCCCATTTGATACAGGCTGGTAAAAAGAGCGGGATCGAATTTGGCTCTGCTTTTGTCGAAGCAGAACGCTTGTTCCCTACGATTCGATCTCACCGCCTCATCGAATATGCAAAACGACAAGGAAAGCAGAATCAAATGGTGGAAGAGCTTTTTCACATATACTATGAAGAAGGGAAACGTTTAAATTCAGTTTCCGACCTCGAAAATGCTGCTAATGCGGTGGGGCTCAACGGGGATGTCAGAGCTTATTTACTCAGTGACCAGGATGAAAAAGAGGTATTTGAGACAGCAGCCAAAATTAAAAAGGATGCCAGTGGTGTTCCGACGTTTTTGTTCTCGCGCTCTGACCTTCCTGAAATGAAACCAGTGTCCTTTAGCGGAGGACAGCCCCCGACATCATTTCTGGCGATTTTTAAGCATCTGTCTACAGCTTCGGATGACCATAGCTAA
- a CDS encoding predicted protein, with protein MAAVDDAVALYQRKYPRKEAGNRSSFASFGMPVRDIDGKKFTTPKAGRKKGKSFSDREEKDLRSTFKELARLYGEDNALQMVKDLTIVLAFKRNYFAPSLEAFSEVFGEEESKAMVQQNPGLLALPPSGAGGADSVTDQTMQFSYLVGYTRPFGPFLLYGLLFLLFDPFLEYLTGIPIKTTITSALGL; from the coding sequence ATGGCTGCCGTCGATGATGCCGTCGCTTTATATCAACGCAAATACCCTCGCAAAGAAGCCGGCAACCGATCGTCTTTTGCTAGCTTTGGAATGCCTGTACGAGATATTGACGGGAAAAAATTCACGACGCCCAAGGCTGGACGCAAGAAGGGAAAATCCTTTTCAGACCGCGAGGAGAAAGATCTACGCTCTACGTTTAAAGAGTTGGCCAGGCTATACGGCGAAGATAACGCTCTCCAAATGGTGAAGGACCTTACTATTGTGCTGGCTTTCAAACGAAACTACTTTGCACCATCTCTCGAAGCATTCTCGGAAGTTTTTGGGGAAGAAGAATCCAAGGCTATGGTGCAGCAAAACCCTGGATTGTTGGCCTTACCACCATCGGGCGCTGGCGGAGCGGACAGTGTGACGGACCAGACAATGCAATTCTCATACCTTGTGGGATATACTCGACCGTTTggtccttttcttttgtatGGCTTACTATTTCTATTGTTCGACCCCTTTCTTGAGTATTTGACCGGCATCCCCATCAAGACGACGATCACATCGGCTCTCGGCTTGTAG